The DNA segment CGCGGACTCGGTCGCGGCGAACTGCCTCCTGCGCGACGCCGGACTGAAGGTCGGGTTCCACATGATGCCGAACCTCCCCGCGGCGAGCATTGAGGACGACCGGCGGATGTTTCGGGAACTCTTCGCTGATCCGCGGTTCCGGCCGGACTTCCTGAAGATCTACCCGACCCTGGTGACGCCGGGCTCAGAGATCGAGGCGCTCTGGGAACGGGGAGAGTATCTGCCCTACACCGAGGAAGTACTGATCGACCTCGTCGCCTACGCGAAGTCTCTCCTCCCGGAGTACGTCCGTCTCCAGCGGATCCAGCGGGATATCCCGGCAAAGCTGATCGTCGCGGGTTCACGGCATAGCAACTTCCGCCAGCTTGCCGAGGCGCGGCTCCATGAGCAGGGGCTTCGCTGCCGGTGCATCCGCTGCCGCGAGGTGGGCAGATCGCCCGAACCGGAGGAGGTGGCGATCTCGACCCTGGTTTACCAGGCGTGCGGCGGAGAGGAGAGGTTCATTCAGGCGGGCTCCGAGGACGGCCTCGTCGGGTTCGCCCGGCTCCGGTTCCCGCACAACCCCTTCCGCGACGAACTCGCGGACGCCGCGCTCCTGCGCGAGCTCCATGTCTACGGGAGCGTGGTGCCGATCAGCACTCCGGCATCCGCCGACGAGTGGCAGCACCGCAGTTTCGGCAGCGTTCTCCTCTCCGCGGCCGAAGAGGAGGCACGCGATCACGGCTACCGGCGCCTCGCGGTGATGAGTGGTGTCGGGGTGCGGCCCTACTACAGGAAACAGGGATATGAACGAGTGGGCCCATATATGATCAAGACGTTCCCATGAAACCCGCGACGCTCGAGTTTGTGAAGCAGAGGTTCGCCGAGTACTACCAGAGGCAGAATCTCACCGTTCCGTCCTCCCTCGAGCAGCGCGAATGGGGATTCATCTTCTTCGACGCCGCGGCCGAAGTCCGGATGCGGCGGCACATGGCGTTTGCCGACCGCGAGGAACTCGGGGCATACGTGAAAAGCCTGGTTCCCGCCCACGTCTACTACTCGACGGCCTACTACCAGACGCCGTCGGCGCCGACGATGAACGAGAAGCACTGGGCCGGCGCCGACCTCATCTTCGATCTCGACGCCGACCATATCGTCCGCGGCCCCTACGCGATGATGCTTGCCCGGGTCAAGGAGGAGACCGAGAAACTGCTCGCGATGCTGACCGACGAACTCGGCTTTGACAGAAGCCAGATCAGGCTCGCCTTCTCCGGGGGGCGCGGCTACCATATCCACGTCACCGACATCGGCGTCCGGGGATGGGGAAGCCAGGAGCGGCGCGAGATCGTCGATTACGTCTGCGGCATCGGGCTCGATCCAGCCGCGATGCTCATGCCGGGGGGCGGCGGGACCGAGTCAGACCTTCGGTCTGACCGGGCGGGCGCCGAAGGTGCCCGCACCGGGTGGCGGCGGCGCTACGCGGGGGCGCTCCGCGCCCATCTCTCCGGGCTTGCGGCCCGCGACCCGGCGGAGGCGACGGCCTACCTTGCGGGGCTCGACGGTATCGGGAAACGGACGGCCGCGGAGTTCTTCGCGGATATCGGCAGCCTCGCCGCCAGGGCCCCGGAGGAACTCCTCAAGAACCGGGTCGTCAGGGCGATCGCAGCCGCACCGGACTTCGAGGAGAGGCTCCGGGACGCCGGGGCGCGTGCGGACGAACCGGTCACGACCGATATCAAGCGGCTGATCCGGACGCCGGGGTCGCTGCACGGCGGCAGCGGCATGCGGGTCGTGCCGCTCGATATCCGGGACTTCGCGGATTTCGATCCGCTCGTGGACGCGGTGGTCTTCGGTGACCGGGACGTGCGGGTGGAGATGAAGGCTAACTTCAGCACGTCCCTGCTCGGGAACTCCTACTCGCTCGATGCAGGGATCCGGAGCGTTCCCGAAGCGCTCGCGATCTTCCTCTGCTGCCGGGGCATGGCGGAGATAGCCGGAGGTGCATGATGGCCGCCAATCTTTTAGAGAAACTCCGCCAGATGCTGCTCGATATGCAGCACTCGGGAAGGCTCTCGCACATCGAGCCCGGCCTCTACGACGACGCCCGGGCGTACATCGAGAAGCGCAAGACGGACTACTACGACCTCAAAAACCCCCTGGAGAGCCGGGCGGGGGGCCTGCTCATCGAGGAGATAGGGAGCGTCACCGAGACCGTCCAGGAGATCTTCTCGGTCAGGACGAGGCAGATCCTCGACCTTGCGTACCAGCAGATCGAGGGGCAGTACTTCGATAAGGATGAGGGGCGCAAGATGCTCCCGGAGGAGCGGGCGATGTACGAGCGGATCATCAACGCCATCGAGGAGTGCCGGGAGGCGCTCGTCCACGGCGAGGCGGCCCCGTTCGGCGGCGACGGTGCGGCCGCCGGCGCCCGGGGCGATGAAGCCGACGGAACCCCGGAACCCCGCGGAACGCCGGCGGCCCCCGTTCCCCGTTCCATCCGGTCTCCCTACGCCCTCGTGCATATCCGCTCCGATGTGGAGTCGTTCATGGGGATGGACGGCAGGACCTACGTATTAAAAATGGGGGATATCGTCACCCTGCCGGAAAACAATGCAGACGTGCTCTGCGAGCACGACATAGCCTTAAATATTAGGCTTAACAAGTAATATAGGTACTCGAATCTATTGAATAGAGGTTACTATCATGAAAATGCCGTCCAAATTCAAGACATACTGCCCGTTCTGCAGGAACCACCAGGTTCACGAAGTCGTGAAGGTAAAGAAGGGCAAAGTGCGCCACTTCAACTGGATCGACCGCCAGAAGGCGCGCAGGAGCACGGTGGGCAACATGGGCAAATTCAACAAGGTGCCCGGCGGCGACAAGCCGACGAAGAAGATCAACGTCAGATACCGGTGCACGGTCTGCGGCAAGGCGCATCTCAGGCCGGGATTCCGGATCGGTAAATTCGAGCTTACGGAGTGAGTTGGTATGGTCCGGGTAAACAGAGAGAACAGGAGCACATTCCTTCGGGTAAAGTGCCCCGACTGTGAAAACGAGCAAGTGGTCTTTGAGAGAGCGAGTACCGTCGTGGAGTGCACCGTCTGCGGACGTATCCTTGCGGAGCCTCACGGCGGGAAAGCTGATATAAAGGCCGAGATAATGGCAGTACTTGAGTGATAATTCCATGAATGAGAGAGAGTGGCCCGAGGAAGGAGAACTCGTTGTCTGCACGGTCGCGGACGTCAAGGACTTTGCGGCGTTCGTGACCCTGGACGAGTACAACGAGCGGCGAGGGCTCATACCGATATCCGAGATAGCGCGGGGCTGGATTAAGTACATCCGGGACTTCGTAAGAGAAGGACAGAAGGTCGTCTGCAAAGTCCTGAACGTGGATCCCGATCGCGGCCACATCGATCTCTCGTTAAAAGACGTAAACGAGCACCAGCGACGCGAAAAGATTCACGAGTGGAAGAACGAGCAGAAGGCCGTGAAGTGGATCGGGTTCGCCTCCGAGGCATCGGGAGCGGACAGGAAGATCATCGAGGAGGCAATCTTCCGCGAATACGGTCAGCTGTATCCGGCCTTCGAGGATATCGTCACCACCGGCGGCGAGGCAGCGGATAAGCTGAACCTCGACGAAACGATCAAAAATGCGCTTATCACCGTCGCGAACGAAAACGTGAAGGTCTCGAGGGTGACGATCACCGGACACCTCATCCTGACGTCTGCCCGGGCCGACGGCGTCAACGTGATCCGCCGGGCGCTCCGGAGTGCGCAGCCGAAGGTCGAGAACGTGGACATCGACCTGATCTATGTCGGAGCCCCGAAATACCGGATAAAAGTAACCGCACCCGATTATAAGGAAGCCGAGAAGGCGATCGAGAAGGCGGCAAGCGCCGCCGTCGGCGTGGTCGAGCGGGCCGGCGGCTCCGGCAAGTTTATCCGGAAGCAGAAGGCCGGATAGAACCATATGAGCAGCCGCATTCGGCGCTGTCCGCACGACCGGAGATATACGCTCTCCGATCTCTGCCCGGTCTGCGGCCGGCCGTGCCGGCCGGCCCATCCGGCACGTTTTTCACCCGAGGACAGGTACGGTAAGTACAGGAGGGCCGTACGCGGATGGAACACGTCACAGTAACCTTTTTGCGAGACGACAATATCGATGCCCCGGTCCTGATCGAGGGCCTCCCCGGCATAGGACACGTCGGGAAACTCGTTGCCGACCACCTGATCCACGAACTCGGGGCCGAGAAGATCGGAAAGATCTCCTCGCTCCACTTCCCGCCGCAGGTGATCGTGGACGAGCAGGGCATCACCCATCTCGTCAACAACGAGATCTACCGCCATGAGAAAGACGGTAAGTCGGTTCTCTTTCTGGTGGGGGATTTCCAGAGCAACTCGCCCGAAGGCCACTACGTCCTCGCGGAGCGCTACCTCGATATCGCCGAGGAACTCGGTGTCAAGCGGGTCTACGCGCTCGGGGGCTACGGTGTCGGCCGCCTGGTCGAGAACCCGAGGGTGCTCTCGGCGGTC comes from the Methanoculleus marisnigri JR1 genome and includes:
- a CDS encoding tRNA uridine(34) 5-carboxymethylaminomethyl modification radical SAM/GNAT enzyme Elp3; its protein translation is MPQPAAGQEVPRRYRPHDQKIKLEVCREHGASMPKNSAVLAAAAPDERERLRPILQVKPTRTLSGVAPVAVMTSPHPCPHGKCLPCPGGPEHPFASPQSYTGEEPAALRAREHAFDPYAQVQARLGQFEALGHHVDKAELIVMGGTMTARPLEYQEWFVGAAVQAMNDYPRAGAPQEKPDLEAIFAANESARVRCVAATFETRPDWCREEHIDRMLSMGVTKVELGVQHVDDRLLDYNRRGHAVADSVAANCLLRDAGLKVGFHMMPNLPAASIEDDRRMFRELFADPRFRPDFLKIYPTLVTPGSEIEALWERGEYLPYTEEVLIDLVAYAKSLLPEYVRLQRIQRDIPAKLIVAGSRHSNFRQLAEARLHEQGLRCRCIRCREVGRSPEPEEVAISTLVYQACGGEERFIQAGSEDGLVGFARLRFPHNPFRDELADAALLRELHVYGSVVPISTPASADEWQHRSFGSVLLSAAEEEARDHGYRRLAVMSGVGVRPYYRKQGYERVGPYMIKTFP
- a CDS encoding DNA primase small subunit domain-containing protein, which gives rise to MKPATLEFVKQRFAEYYQRQNLTVPSSLEQREWGFIFFDAAAEVRMRRHMAFADREELGAYVKSLVPAHVYYSTAYYQTPSAPTMNEKHWAGADLIFDLDADHIVRGPYAMMLARVKEETEKLLAMLTDELGFDRSQIRLAFSGGRGYHIHVTDIGVRGWGSQERREIVDYVCGIGLDPAAMLMPGGGGTESDLRSDRAGAEGARTGWRRRYAGALRAHLSGLAARDPAEATAYLAGLDGIGKRTAAEFFADIGSLAARAPEELLKNRVVRAIAAAPDFEERLRDAGARADEPVTTDIKRLIRTPGSLHGGSGMRVVPLDIRDFADFDPLVDAVVFGDRDVRVEMKANFSTSLLGNSYSLDAGIRSVPEALAIFLCCRGMAEIAGGA
- a CDS encoding 50S ribosomal protein L44e; protein product: MKMPSKFKTYCPFCRNHQVHEVVKVKKGKVRHFNWIDRQKARRSTVGNMGKFNKVPGGDKPTKKINVRYRCTVCGKAHLRPGFRIGKFELTE
- a CDS encoding 30S ribosomal protein S27e — translated: MVRVNRENRSTFLRVKCPDCENEQVVFERASTVVECTVCGRILAEPHGGKADIKAEIMAVLE
- a CDS encoding translation initiation factor IF-2 subunit alpha, whose protein sequence is MNEREWPEEGELVVCTVADVKDFAAFVTLDEYNERRGLIPISEIARGWIKYIRDFVREGQKVVCKVLNVDPDRGHIDLSLKDVNEHQRREKIHEWKNEQKAVKWIGFASEASGADRKIIEEAIFREYGQLYPAFEDIVTTGGEAADKLNLDETIKNALITVANENVKVSRVTITGHLILTSARADGVNVIRRALRSAQPKVENVDIDLIYVGAPKYRIKVTAPDYKEAEKAIEKAASAAVGVVERAGGSGKFIRKQKAG
- a CDS encoding RNA-protein complex protein Nop10; this translates as MSSRIRRCPHDRRYTLSDLCPVCGRPCRPAHPARFSPEDRYGKYRRAVRGWNTSQ
- a CDS encoding proteasome assembly chaperone family protein; the encoded protein is MEHVTVTFLRDDNIDAPVLIEGLPGIGHVGKLVADHLIHELGAEKIGKISSLHFPPQVIVDEQGITHLVNNEIYRHEKDGKSVLFLVGDFQSNSPEGHYVLAERYLDIAEELGVKRVYALGGYGVGRLVENPRVLSAVNMKHLRSEVEAAGGSFENAGSSGMIVGASGLLLGLGEERGIEGICLMGETSGYIVDPKSADGLLTVLSRLTAIEVDHTSLQQRAEDMEQIIAKIQEAEEARGREELSYIG